In Anseongella ginsenosidimutans, one genomic interval encodes:
- a CDS encoding CPBP family intramembrane glutamic endopeptidase encodes MKNALSYLQPLLKVLAFFGCYIFLMAFSAAFLVPLLGRIDPSVLTPAELDAMQSSPALLLLMQLASMIGLMLTLFFFSKLPPKKDYISLGLTGEHVLKDIGLGALAGTIIILLAFLVLWITGTVSSLELNEAFSARELLLWFGIYLIVAFVEEVMFRGYFLNVFMERYTPFAAVLMSSLFFAFMHLLNPSFGWLGFLNIALAGVLMGLLFFYRGNIWLPVGLHFGWNFVQGTVLGFNVSGIDAENILSLQLKGSELISGGEFGLEGSLVTTLVCLCAIILLYFSGKLVFQPLEFDEHEPD; translated from the coding sequence ATGAAAAACGCGCTTTCCTACTTGCAGCCTTTATTAAAGGTGCTGGCTTTTTTTGGTTGTTATATTTTCCTGATGGCATTTTCGGCGGCCTTCCTGGTCCCCTTGCTGGGCCGGATCGATCCCTCAGTATTGACTCCTGCCGAACTTGATGCGATGCAGTCCAGCCCGGCTTTACTATTGTTGATGCAGCTGGCGTCCATGATCGGGCTGATGCTTACCTTGTTCTTTTTCTCTAAGCTACCCCCTAAGAAGGATTACATCAGCCTGGGACTGACCGGGGAACATGTGTTGAAGGATATCGGCCTGGGGGCGCTGGCAGGAACAATCATTATTCTCCTTGCTTTCCTGGTATTGTGGATTACCGGCACCGTGAGCAGCCTGGAACTGAACGAAGCTTTTTCCGCCAGGGAGCTGCTGCTGTGGTTTGGAATTTACCTGATCGTAGCTTTCGTGGAAGAGGTGATGTTCCGGGGCTATTTCCTGAATGTGTTTATGGAGCGCTATACGCCGTTCGCCGCTGTGCTGATGTCCTCCCTGTTTTTTGCCTTCATGCACCTTTTAAACCCTTCTTTCGGATGGCTCGGTTTCCTGAACATAGCCCTGGCAGGCGTGCTGATGGGCCTGCTTTTCTTTTACAGGGGGAATATATGGCTTCCCGTGGGGCTGCATTTCGGATGGAATTTCGTACAGGGAACGGTACTCGGCTTTAACGTAAGCGGCATAGACGCGGAAAATATTCTCAGCCTGCAATTAAAGGGCAGTGAACTGATAAGCGGAGGCGAATTCGGCCTGGAAGGCTCCCTGGTGACAACGCTGGTTTGCCTTTGCGCTATTATACTTCTTTACTTTTCGGGAAAGCTGGTTTTTCAGCCTTTAGAATTTGATGAACATGAACCTGATTGA
- a CDS encoding response regulator yields the protein MQDIRAINILIADDDEEDLELIEEAILNFEPNAVLHKVNDGKAVLEYLDELQDDKLPALIILDYNMPQMKGSEVLMLLGGKPRYQDVPKIILSTSGTPLYVHECKSKGALEYFVKPNTQRELDMLAEKMLALAAII from the coding sequence ATGCAGGATATCCGTGCGATAAACATCCTTATAGCGGATGATGATGAAGAGGATCTTGAACTAATCGAAGAAGCCATTTTGAATTTTGAGCCTAATGCCGTCTTACATAAGGTGAACGATGGTAAAGCAGTCCTGGAATACCTTGATGAGCTGCAGGACGATAAACTTCCTGCACTGATCATTCTGGACTACAATATGCCCCAGATGAAAGGATCGGAGGTATTAATGTTACTGGGAGGTAAGCCTCGTTACCAGGATGTGCCTAAAATTATCCTGAGTACTTCCGGCACCCCCCTTTATGTGCATGAATGTAAAAGCAAGGGCGCCCTGGAATATTTTGTGAAACCCAATACTCAGCGGGAGTTGGATATGCTTGCTGAAAAAATGCTTGCGCTGGCCGCCATTATCTGA
- a CDS encoding enoyl-CoA hydratase/isomerase family protein, with protein MNFKFIQYDSQDRIAFITLNRTQKKNALNAGMMEELREAFGKAANDEQVKVVILKASGEVFSAGADLEYLLELQQNSYAENLADSQRLKDLFLQIRSCPKIVIAQVQGHAIAGGCGLVTACDLVYSDPQACYGYTECRIGFVPALVAGFLLQKTGEGKARELLLSGELITAEQAKACGLVNYICGEGKLEDEAGALARKLASETSGASIAYTKELLAALSGLSLPQGLELAAELNAKARMGEDFKKGIRAFLSKEKPQW; from the coding sequence ATGAACTTCAAATTTATTCAATACGATAGCCAGGACAGGATCGCATTTATTACGCTTAACCGCACGCAGAAAAAGAACGCCCTGAATGCAGGGATGATGGAAGAACTTCGGGAAGCTTTCGGTAAGGCCGCCAATGACGAACAGGTAAAAGTAGTCATACTGAAAGCTTCGGGAGAAGTTTTTAGTGCAGGCGCTGACCTGGAATACCTGCTGGAACTGCAGCAAAATTCCTACGCGGAAAACCTTGCCGACAGCCAGCGGCTGAAAGACCTCTTCCTGCAAATCCGCAGCTGCCCTAAGATAGTGATCGCCCAGGTGCAGGGGCACGCCATTGCCGGGGGCTGCGGCCTGGTAACGGCATGCGACCTGGTATACAGCGATCCGCAAGCCTGCTATGGTTATACTGAATGCAGGATTGGCTTTGTTCCGGCCCTGGTGGCAGGTTTTTTGCTTCAAAAGACGGGAGAAGGCAAGGCAAGGGAATTACTGCTGTCAGGGGAACTCATCACGGCGGAACAGGCAAAGGCCTGCGGGCTGGTTAATTACATCTGCGGTGAGGGAAAGCTGGAAGACGAGGCAGGGGCATTAGCCCGGAAGCTGGCCTCGGAAACTTCGGGAGCTTCTATTGCGTACACCAAAGAATTGCTTGCTGCATTAAGCGGATTGTCCCTGCCGCAGGGCCTTGAACTTGCCGCGGAACTCAATGCAAAGGCGCGCATGGGCGAAGATTTCAAAAAAGGGATTCGGGCCTTCCTTTCAAAGGAAAAACCGCAATGGTAA
- the bioA gene encoding adenosylmethionine--8-amino-7-oxononanoate transaminase — protein MNLIERDSRYVWHPYTQMQTTPAPIGIVRGEGAYLYAGDGRKYFDAVASWWVNLHGHSHSYIAEKVSEQLRTLEHAMFAGFTHPPAVDLAERLLEVLPSDQAKVFYSDDGSTAVEVAVKMAMQYWSNKGTPRNRLIALKDAYHGDTFGAMSVSSRSTFTAPFSPLLFEVDFIDVPVKGSEEEALEQLRRIMLEREDEIAAFIFEPLVQGTAGMVMYEPGPLDQLLKICREHGILTIADEVMTGFGRTGKLFACNYLEQQPDIFCFSKGITGGTMAFGATTCTQQVFDAFLSGDKLKTFFHGHSFTANPLACAASLASLDILVEPETMESIARISRQHEAFAGKIAGHRSVRQVRCRGTIFALEWETGDSTSYFSGLRDKLYNFFLENGIIMRPLGNIIYIMPPYCSTEEELDFVYQTIELALEKFSA, from the coding sequence ATGAACCTGATTGAGCGGGACAGCCGTTATGTATGGCATCCATATACGCAAATGCAAACTACGCCGGCGCCCATTGGCATTGTCCGGGGCGAAGGCGCCTACCTCTATGCCGGGGACGGCCGAAAATACTTTGACGCAGTAGCCTCCTGGTGGGTGAACCTGCATGGCCATTCGCATTCCTATATCGCGGAAAAGGTAAGCGAACAGCTCCGCACACTGGAACATGCTATGTTTGCGGGCTTTACTCATCCGCCGGCGGTGGACCTGGCTGAGCGGCTCCTTGAGGTGCTGCCATCGGATCAGGCAAAAGTGTTTTATTCGGATGACGGATCTACTGCCGTGGAAGTGGCTGTAAAAATGGCGATGCAATACTGGTCTAATAAGGGCACACCGCGAAACAGGCTGATTGCCTTAAAAGACGCCTACCACGGAGATACCTTCGGGGCCATGTCCGTAAGCAGCCGCAGCACCTTTACCGCTCCTTTCAGCCCCCTGCTTTTCGAGGTTGATTTTATTGACGTTCCGGTGAAAGGCAGCGAAGAGGAAGCGCTGGAACAGCTTCGCCGGATCATGCTTGAACGGGAAGACGAAATAGCTGCTTTTATTTTTGAGCCCCTTGTGCAGGGAACAGCCGGTATGGTCATGTATGAGCCAGGCCCCCTGGATCAACTGCTGAAAATCTGCCGGGAACATGGCATTCTTACCATTGCCGATGAAGTAATGACCGGCTTTGGCCGCACAGGAAAGCTGTTTGCGTGCAATTACCTGGAACAGCAGCCGGATATATTTTGCTTTTCCAAGGGCATTACCGGCGGAACTATGGCCTTCGGGGCCACCACCTGTACACAACAGGTATTCGATGCCTTTCTTTCCGGCGACAAATTGAAAACCTTTTTTCACGGTCATTCCTTTACCGCCAATCCTTTGGCTTGTGCAGCCTCGCTGGCAAGCCTGGATATCCTCGTGGAGCCCGAAACCATGGAAAGTATCGCCCGCATCAGCCGGCAGCATGAGGCTTTTGCGGGTAAAATAGCGGGACACCGGTCGGTCCGGCAGGTACGCTGCCGGGGAACTATTTTCGCTCTTGAATGGGAAACCGGCGACAGCACTTCTTATTTTAGCGGACTGCGGGATAAACTGTACAATTTTTTCCTCGAAAATGGAATTATTATGCGTCCGCTGGGAAATATCATTTATATCATGCCGCCGTATTGCAGTACCGAAGAAGAGTTGGATTTTGTTTACCAAACGATAGAACTCGCGCTGGAAAAATTTTCTGCCTGA
- a CDS encoding DUF4412 domain-containing protein, translated as MRNNLSFKAIALAAMLLCCLNATAQTNFEGTVEYGVQVEAKDLSPEMQSMMPREFTIYLKDPHTRLEIQTAMSEIIVLGDNEKNSAVTLMSILGNKMAVKTDSAQVNEALEQLGAYEIRYIDEKKEILGYDCRKALIIREASSDTSELWYTKELLPVYVPGNQFLPKGDWFPMQVHSKQNGVNTTITVQSIDQGPLEESLFEIPEGYKMIEQDAVRQALMGL; from the coding sequence ATGAGGAACAATTTATCTTTCAAGGCAATTGCCCTGGCCGCGATGCTGCTGTGTTGTTTGAATGCTACTGCCCAAACAAATTTTGAAGGAACCGTTGAATACGGTGTGCAGGTAGAAGCGAAAGACCTTTCGCCGGAGATGCAGAGTATGATGCCCAGGGAATTTACGATTTACCTGAAAGACCCCCACACAAGACTGGAGATCCAAACGGCGATGTCGGAAATCATCGTACTTGGCGATAATGAAAAGAATAGCGCCGTTACCCTCATGAGTATCCTGGGCAACAAGATGGCGGTAAAGACCGATTCCGCCCAGGTAAACGAAGCCCTGGAGCAATTGGGCGCATATGAGATTCGATATATAGATGAAAAAAAAGAGATCCTGGGCTATGATTGCCGGAAAGCCCTGATTATCCGGGAAGCTTCTTCCGACACTTCGGAGCTGTGGTACACCAAAGAGCTGCTCCCGGTTTATGTACCCGGGAACCAATTTCTTCCTAAAGGAGATTGGTTTCCCATGCAGGTTCACAGCAAACAGAATGGCGTAAACACAACCATTACTGTACAATCCATAGACCAGGGCCCTTTGGAGGAAAGTTTATTTGAAATTCCTGAAGGCTATAAGATGATAGAGCAGGATGCGGTCCGTCAGGCGCTGATGGGACTATAA
- a CDS encoding NUDIX domain-containing protein — MEATFPFNVRVYGILINEQKELLVSDEFEHGINFSKLPGGGLEYGEGLRDGLKREFLEECQAEVTVGEHFYTTDFFVQSAFSKNQVISVYYRVSLVQPLNLEFREKPFDFEGQTGEVKQSFRWIPLSRLQPEDMTFPIDRHVIKLIVENPGRLL, encoded by the coding sequence ATGGAGGCAACATTTCCTTTTAACGTACGCGTTTACGGTATCCTGATAAACGAGCAGAAGGAATTGCTGGTGAGCGACGAATTCGAACACGGCATTAACTTCTCTAAGCTTCCCGGCGGTGGACTTGAATACGGCGAAGGCTTGAGGGACGGTTTAAAAAGGGAGTTTCTGGAAGAATGCCAGGCCGAAGTTACCGTAGGAGAGCATTTCTACACCACGGATTTCTTTGTTCAGTCAGCCTTTAGCAAAAACCAGGTCATCAGCGTCTATTACCGTGTCAGTTTAGTGCAGCCGCTGAACCTGGAATTCAGGGAAAAGCCTTTTGATTTCGAGGGTCAAACCGGTGAGGTGAAGCAGAGCTTCCGCTGGATACCTTTATCCCGCCTCCAACCGGAAGACATGACTTTTCCCATTGACCGCCATGTGATAAAACTGATCGTTGAAAATCCTGGCAGACTACTATGA
- a CDS encoding ferritin-like domain-containing protein, which produces MNEVQDRVDQLNKLVVVNNDRIHGYQKAAEETKDPDLKMLFDQYAQQSSRFKMELAEEIASLGGQVNEETSTSGDMYRTWMDVRQALSSNDKKAVLKSCEFGEDVALQSYEKVLNNGETFSPGCMVRVESQRSELRDAHDSIKSLRDAVS; this is translated from the coding sequence ATGAATGAGGTACAAGACAGGGTGGACCAGCTGAATAAACTGGTAGTAGTAAATAATGACAGGATTCATGGTTATCAGAAAGCGGCTGAGGAAACTAAAGATCCGGACCTGAAAATGCTGTTTGATCAGTACGCTCAGCAAAGCTCCCGCTTTAAAATGGAACTTGCCGAAGAAATAGCTTCCCTCGGCGGGCAGGTTAACGAAGAAACCTCGACATCCGGCGATATGTACAGAACCTGGATGGATGTGCGCCAGGCCCTTAGCAGCAATGATAAAAAAGCGGTGCTGAAAAGCTGCGAATTTGGCGAGGATGTAGCGCTGCAGTCATACGAAAAAGTACTGAATAACGGCGAAACATTTTCTCCCGGCTGCATGGTCCGGGTGGAAAGCCAGCGTTCGGAACTAAGGGATGCCCACGATTCCATTAAGTCCCTGCGGGACGCCGTTTCTTAA
- a CDS encoding sensor histidine kinase → MAAYYKTGNNNKNGEGEPGDSLENFAVNEVNKNIRQLEAHYFQMIEEIEDYAIIMLDKNGIVLNWNKGAQRIKGFTKEEIIGKSFENFYPPEDRKKGLPQKLMKQAEKEGKAVTEGWRLRNPGERFWGSIVITALHDRQGNVIGFSKVTRDLTEKKLADDKLKEYSKMLEFQNSELEEFAYATSHDMKEPLRKVHLYNTYILENQSNTLDKKSREFLDRSIDAVKRMMMLIDNILAYSKATSRIENLSKVDLNEIVKEVICSTKDEQQGGNISFDTSKLPVIEAIPFQCKQLFNNLISNSQKYRNPDRQSVITITHQVVKGQEIKNRKAEGKKPYYMISVSDNGIGFEPAYNEKVFEVFQRLNNFSEAKGSGIGLAICKKIMQNHQGFITASGRPGEGACFNLYFPVIPLR, encoded by the coding sequence ATGGCTGCATATTACAAAACAGGTAATAACAACAAAAACGGCGAAGGGGAACCGGGAGATTCCCTGGAAAACTTTGCCGTTAACGAGGTTAATAAAAACATCCGGCAGCTCGAAGCTCATTATTTTCAAATGATCGAGGAGATAGAAGATTATGCCATTATCATGCTTGACAAGAACGGCATAGTCCTCAATTGGAATAAAGGAGCGCAACGGATAAAAGGCTTTACGAAGGAAGAGATCATCGGGAAAAGCTTTGAAAATTTTTACCCGCCCGAGGACCGGAAAAAAGGATTACCTCAGAAGTTAATGAAACAGGCCGAAAAAGAAGGAAAAGCCGTTACCGAGGGCTGGAGGCTAAGAAACCCCGGAGAAAGATTTTGGGGAAGCATCGTCATTACCGCCCTCCATGACCGGCAAGGCAATGTGATTGGTTTTTCCAAAGTTACGCGTGATCTCACCGAAAAAAAATTGGCCGATGATAAGCTGAAGGAATACAGCAAAATGCTGGAATTCCAAAATTCCGAGCTGGAAGAGTTCGCATACGCAACTTCTCACGATATGAAAGAGCCTTTGCGAAAAGTCCATCTGTACAACACCTATATACTGGAAAACCAATCAAACACACTAGACAAAAAGTCAAGGGAGTTCCTGGACCGTTCTATAGATGCGGTGAAGCGCATGATGATGCTGATCGATAATATACTGGCTTACTCCAAGGCCACCTCCCGAATAGAAAACCTAAGCAAGGTAGATTTAAATGAAATAGTAAAGGAAGTAATATGTTCTACGAAAGATGAGCAGCAAGGCGGAAATATCAGCTTTGATACAAGTAAACTGCCGGTGATAGAGGCAATTCCCTTTCAATGCAAGCAACTGTTTAATAATCTGATCAGCAATTCGCAAAAATACCGGAATCCTGACAGGCAAAGTGTCATCACCATCACCCACCAGGTTGTGAAAGGCCAAGAAATAAAAAACAGGAAAGCGGAGGGAAAAAAGCCTTATTACATGATTTCCGTCAGCGATAACGGAATTGGCTTCGAACCTGCTTACAATGAAAAAGTTTTTGAGGTGTTTCAGCGCCTCAATAATTTTTCCGAGGCAAAAGGCTCGGGGATAGGCCTGGCGATCTGTAAAAAGATCATGCAGAACCACCAGGGATTTATCACAGCCAGCGGCAGGCCCGGCGAAGGCGCATGCTTCAACCTTTATTTCCCGGTAATACCGCTCAGATAA
- a CDS encoding mechanosensitive ion channel family protein — MFELQQIHLDSIYWGNTVRAYLTGFAILAGVALAGHLIKSILLQQLKKWAAKSETSIDNFLVNSLNRTLIPLFYVIGLYAGISHLSFPAGMERAIEVITKIVVTYLIVRVIVTTISFLIASYIRKQERGEEKLRQTKGIMLIITVTIWIFGLVFLLANLGYDVTTIIAGLGIGGIAIALAAQTILTDLFSYFVIFFDRPFEIGDFIIVDDKMGTVNEIGIKTTRLNSLGGEELVFSNTDLTNSRLHNYRKMARRRVVFKVGVVYETSREQLAFISETLAAIVKKQKDVIFDRAHFFSYSNFSLDFEVCYYVMGGDYNKYMDIQQAINLEIFEEFTKNDIRFAYPTQTLLQPVVSKEAIIEEKTDPSGNDARGSDASGNAPSGTSKGPSDAPGEDPSGTPGKKN, encoded by the coding sequence ATGTTTGAATTACAACAAATACACCTGGACAGTATTTATTGGGGAAATACTGTAAGGGCTTACCTGACGGGATTTGCCATTCTTGCGGGCGTAGCCCTGGCCGGCCATCTCATTAAAAGCATTCTGCTGCAACAGCTGAAGAAATGGGCTGCAAAATCGGAGACCAGCATTGACAACTTCCTGGTCAATAGCCTCAACCGGACCCTCATACCGTTGTTTTACGTCATTGGTTTGTATGCGGGCATTTCCCACCTTTCCTTCCCCGCGGGAATGGAGCGGGCAATAGAGGTGATCACCAAGATCGTGGTCACCTATTTGATCGTCCGGGTGATTGTCACCACTATTTCCTTCCTGATCGCTTCCTATATCCGGAAACAGGAACGAGGCGAAGAAAAACTTCGTCAAACCAAGGGGATCATGCTTATCATCACGGTCACTATCTGGATTTTCGGGCTGGTATTCCTCCTGGCTAACCTGGGCTATGATGTGACCACTATTATTGCCGGCCTGGGGATCGGCGGGATTGCCATCGCCCTGGCGGCGCAAACCATCCTTACCGACCTTTTCAGCTACTTTGTTATATTCTTCGATCGTCCCTTTGAAATAGGCGATTTTATTATCGTTGACGATAAAATGGGAACGGTCAACGAGATCGGCATCAAAACAACCCGGCTGAACAGCCTGGGAGGAGAAGAACTGGTATTTTCCAATACCGACCTCACCAATTCCCGGCTCCATAATTACCGGAAAATGGCCAGGCGCCGTGTGGTATTCAAGGTGGGTGTAGTCTATGAAACCTCGAGGGAACAGCTGGCATTTATATCCGAAACGCTTGCCGCTATCGTGAAGAAACAAAAAGATGTCATCTTTGACAGGGCGCATTTCTTCTCCTACAGCAATTTCAGCCTCGATTTCGAAGTATGCTATTATGTAATGGGAGGCGATTATAATAAGTACATGGATATCCAGCAGGCGATCAACCTGGAAATTTTTGAGGAATTCACCAAAAACGATATCCGTTTTGCCTACCCGACACAAACGCTGCTGCAGCCGGTTGTATCAAAGGAGGCCATTATTGAAGAAAAAACCGACCCGTCCGGGAACGACGCACGCGGGAGCGACGCCTCCGGGAACGCTCCTTCCGGCACATCGAAAGGCCCTTCCGACGCACCCGGCGAAGACCCTTCCGGTACACCCGGCAAAAAAAACTAA